The Endozoicomonas montiporae CL-33 genome contains a region encoding:
- a CDS encoding NCS2 family permease, which produces MAGATTFITMCYVIFVIPAILSDAGMDSGALFAATCLVAGLSTIFIGVYANWPVGLAPGMGLNAFFAYAVVQGMGYSWEQAMGAVFWGGIGFMLLSLFKVREWIIDSIPSGLRVGITSGIGLFLALIGLKSAGVVVASPGTIVTLGDITQFGPLMASLSLFLILGLSFRGIKASVLIAIGIVSLIALIAGDVSFTGIVAAPPSITPIVGKLDIMGALSPEMIGVIVAFMFVNLFDTTGTLIAVGDKAGLADENGKMTNMNRALMTDGGASWIGAIMGTPTVTTYVESASGVAVGGRTGLTAVTVGALFLLCMFLSPLAGIVPAYATAGALVYVAVLMVGSLTRIDWDDLTEAGPVLITTIMMPLSFSIANGIALGFIAYPVIKVLAGRTSDVSISVWILAALFALKFVFFGI; this is translated from the coding sequence ATGGCAGGCGCAACTACCTTCATCACCATGTGTTATGTGATCTTTGTGATTCCGGCTATTTTGTCGGATGCCGGTATGGATTCCGGAGCATTGTTTGCCGCCACCTGCCTTGTTGCCGGTTTGAGCACTATCTTTATCGGGGTTTACGCCAACTGGCCGGTGGGTCTCGCACCAGGCATGGGTCTGAATGCTTTTTTCGCCTACGCGGTAGTGCAAGGCATGGGTTATAGCTGGGAACAGGCAATGGGAGCCGTGTTCTGGGGTGGTATTGGCTTCATGCTGCTAAGCCTGTTTAAAGTACGGGAATGGATCATCGACAGCATTCCTTCCGGGCTTCGTGTCGGTATCACCAGTGGTATTGGTCTGTTTCTGGCTCTGATTGGCCTGAAGAGTGCTGGTGTTGTGGTTGCCAGCCCCGGAACGATTGTGACTCTGGGCGATATCACCCAGTTTGGCCCATTGATGGCGAGCCTGAGCCTGTTCCTGATTCTCGGTCTTTCGTTCCGTGGCATTAAGGCTTCGGTGTTGATTGCCATTGGTATTGTTTCACTGATCGCCCTGATCGCTGGTGATGTTTCCTTTACCGGTATTGTGGCTGCACCACCCAGTATCACGCCTATCGTGGGTAAGCTGGACATCATGGGGGCTCTGTCGCCAGAAATGATTGGTGTGATTGTTGCCTTCATGTTCGTAAACCTGTTTGACACCACTGGCACACTGATTGCTGTGGGTGATAAAGCAGGTCTGGCTGATGAAAACGGCAAGATGACCAACATGAACCGTGCCTTGATGACGGACGGCGGTGCGTCATGGATTGGTGCGATTATGGGTACTCCGACCGTGACCACTTATGTTGAAAGTGCTTCCGGTGTTGCAGTGGGTGGCCGTACCGGTCTGACGGCTGTTACCGTAGGCGCTCTGTTCCTTCTGTGTATGTTCTTGTCGCCACTGGCAGGTATTGTACCTGCTTATGCGACTGCAGGTGCTCTGGTTTATGTAGCCGTTCTGATGGTAGGCAGCCTGACCCGTATCGACTGGGATGACCTGACAGAAGCGGGCCCGGTTTTGATCACCACTATTATGATGCCCCTGAGCTTCTCCATTGCTAATGGTATTGCACTGGGCTTCATTGCCTATCCGGTCATCAAAGTTCTGGCGGGCAGAACATCTGACGTTAGTATCAGTGTCTGGATTCTTGCTGCACTATTTGCACTGAAATTTGTGTTTTTTGGAATCTAA
- a CDS encoding rubredoxin, with protein MKKWQCVICGLIYDEAEGWPEDGIEPGTRWEDVPEDWYCPDCGTDKTDFEMIEIS; from the coding sequence ATGAAAAAGTGGCAGTGTGTGATCTGCGGACTTATTTACGACGAAGCAGAAGGCTGGCCAGAAGATGGCATAGAGCCCGGTACGCGTTGGGAAGATGTACCTGAAGACTGGTACTGCCCTGATTGTGGTACCGATAAAACCGATTTTGAAATGATCGAAATTTCCTGA
- the phoR gene encoding phosphate regulon sensor histidine kinase PhoR — MTSITKSYVLSRMLLFSSVGFCLGWLLGNAFLGLSVVLAGYCLWSVKELFRLMDWLNAARDRNEEPPESKGLWGEIFDGIYRLQKHHGRARRRLSTVIDRIQSSTSALKDAVVMVDRHNNLEWWNNAAEDLLGFKMPDDQGQPVTNLLRDPRFVDYFEQGRYQKPLQIPSPLNDEYQVEINITVYGRGNRMLIVRDVTRLLQLETMRKDFVANVSHELRTPLTVISGYLETLIDGVHDQNLPPIWGNAMNRMQEQSLRMQGLVQDLLTLSKLEAAEIDDDSAVQLKPMLHAIVEDGKALSGESQHKIRLECPEQAEIAGSAHELRSAFSNLVFNAVRYTPAGGKIYVRWWQDEDRGHLMVEDNGVGIDPVHIPRLTERFYRVDKSRSHATGGTGLGLAIVKHIMLRHGGRISISSHPGKGSKFVCHFPKKRLMALVD; from the coding sequence ATGACCAGTATTACCAAATCTTACGTCCTGAGCCGAATGCTGTTGTTTTCAAGTGTCGGTTTTTGTCTCGGCTGGCTTCTGGGCAATGCTTTTTTGGGACTTTCCGTTGTATTGGCAGGCTATTGCCTGTGGAGTGTGAAAGAGTTATTCCGGTTAATGGACTGGTTAAATGCTGCGAGAGATCGTAACGAAGAGCCTCCTGAAAGCAAGGGGTTGTGGGGTGAGATATTTGATGGAATATACCGCCTGCAAAAACACCATGGTCGTGCACGTCGTCGCCTTTCCACTGTGATTGACCGGATTCAGTCATCAACATCGGCACTGAAAGATGCCGTGGTCATGGTAGATCGCCATAACAACCTTGAGTGGTGGAATAATGCTGCAGAAGATCTTTTGGGTTTCAAAATGCCTGACGATCAGGGGCAGCCTGTAACAAACCTTCTGCGAGATCCCCGTTTTGTGGATTATTTTGAGCAGGGGCGTTATCAAAAACCCTTGCAAATTCCCTCACCTCTGAATGATGAGTATCAGGTTGAAATCAACATCACGGTTTACGGTCGTGGTAATCGAATGTTGATTGTCCGCGATGTCACCCGGCTGTTGCAGTTGGAAACCATGCGTAAGGATTTTGTAGCTAACGTATCCCATGAACTCAGAACACCATTGACGGTTATTTCAGGCTATCTGGAAACCCTGATCGACGGTGTACACGACCAAAACCTTCCGCCCATCTGGGGCAATGCAATGAACCGTATGCAGGAGCAATCGCTGCGTATGCAGGGGCTGGTGCAGGATCTTTTAACACTGTCCAAACTGGAAGCGGCTGAAATTGATGACGACAGTGCAGTCCAGCTCAAACCAATGCTTCATGCAATTGTTGAAGATGGTAAGGCATTAAGTGGCGAGAGCCAGCATAAGATTCGACTGGAATGTCCTGAACAGGCCGAGATTGCAGGAAGTGCTCATGAGTTGAGAAGTGCCTTTTCAAATCTGGTATTCAATGCTGTTCGCTATACCCCGGCCGGAGGCAAAATTTATGTACGTTGGTGGCAGGATGAAGACCGTGGTCATTTAATGGTAGAAGACAACGGTGTTGGTATTGACCCGGTCCATATTCCCCGTCTGACCGAACGTTTTTACCGGGTGGATAAAAGTCGCAGTCATGCTACCGGTGGAACGGGTCTCGGGCTGGCGATCGTGAAACACATTATGCTTCGTCATGGTGGTCGAATCAGTATCAGCAGCCACCCGGGTAAAGGCAGTAAATTTGTCTGTCATTTCCCCAAGAAACGTCTGATGGCTCTGGTGGATTGA
- the phoB gene encoding phosphate regulon transcriptional regulator PhoB, which translates to MSGRTILIVDDEEPIREMVSVALEMAGYNCLEAADAKQAHAQVVDNKPDLILLDWMLPDISGIEFARRLKRNELTSEIPIVMLTAKGEEDHKIQGLETGADDYIVKPFSPRELAARLKAVLRRAGGLDAQSPIVIKGLELDPVSHRVSIDGNPAEMGPTEYRLLQFFLTHQERAYTRGQLLDQVWGGNVYVEERTVDVHIRRLRKALGSDYEGFVQTVRGTGYRFSLKV; encoded by the coding sequence ATGTCAGGAAGAACAATTCTCATCGTCGATGATGAAGAACCCATCAGGGAAATGGTCTCTGTCGCTTTGGAAATGGCGGGTTATAACTGTCTGGAAGCGGCAGACGCCAAGCAAGCCCATGCCCAGGTGGTTGATAATAAACCCGACCTTATTTTGCTGGACTGGATGTTACCCGACATTTCCGGTATTGAATTTGCACGACGCTTAAAGCGTAATGAACTGACTTCTGAAATTCCTATTGTCATGCTGACCGCGAAAGGCGAGGAAGATCATAAAATTCAGGGCTTGGAAACCGGTGCAGACGACTACATTGTTAAACCCTTCTCACCACGGGAATTGGCAGCTCGCTTAAAAGCCGTACTTCGTCGTGCAGGAGGGTTAGATGCCCAGAGTCCGATTGTCATAAAAGGCCTTGAGCTTGATCCGGTCAGCCATCGCGTCAGCATCGACGGAAACCCGGCAGAAATGGGGCCTACCGAATACCGCCTGCTGCAGTTTTTCCTGACTCATCAGGAACGTGCTTATACCAGGGGGCAGCTGTTGGATCAGGTGTGGGGCGGCAATGTCTATGTGGAAGAACGAACCGTTGACGTTCATATCCGTCGTCTGCGAAAAGCACTGGGGTCTGACTATGAAGGCTTTGTGCAGACAGTGCGCGGGACGGGCTACCGATTCTCGTTAAAAGTTTAA
- a CDS encoding IS5 family transposase → MDDEAVGKSRGGLTTKIHAAVDALGNPVRLILTAGQASEYGQANALIEAFSADYVLADKGYDSDAFILAIGCIGAEPVIPPRKGRLQPRLYDRELYKERNLVERLFQKLKHFRRIATRYERLGRNYLGMLQLTASLVWLA, encoded by the coding sequence CTGGATGATGAGGCCGTTGGCAAATCAAGAGGTGGTCTGACGACTAAAATCCATGCTGCTGTAGATGCTCTGGGAAATCCGGTTCGCTTAATACTGACAGCAGGTCAAGCATCAGAATATGGTCAGGCAAATGCATTAATAGAGGCTTTTTCTGCAGATTATGTTCTTGCAGATAAAGGCTATGACTCAGATGCATTCATTCTGGCTATCGGCTGTATAGGGGCTGAACCGGTTATCCCGCCGAGAAAAGGAAGACTGCAACCAAGGCTCTATGACAGAGAGCTTTACAAGGAGCGCAATCTTGTAGAAAGGTTATTTCAAAAGCTGAAGCACTTCCGGAGAATCGCAACCCGATACGAACGGTTGGGTCGAAATTACTTGGGAATGCTTCAGTTGACAGCTTCTTTGGTCTGGTTGGCGTAA
- the ubiA gene encoding 4-hydroxybenzoate octaprenyltransferase, whose amino-acid sequence MTYLKKLAGDSFNLHSLSVRYPRVKDFVQLCRLDRPIGIYLLLWPTLWALWMAAEGLPSLKNLLIFIAGVVLMRSAGCVINDYADRDFDGSVKRTNNRPLVTGKIHKKEALLLFSGLVILSFFLVLLTNPLTIMLSLGGLALAAIYPFAKRFTHLPQVVLGAAFGWAIPMAYAAESGTISQVGWLLFLGNVFWTVGYDTQYAMVDRDDDVKIGIKSTAILFGDLDNIIIGILQCLAIATLVMVGIQAGLGWSFYVSLLIATGLFTHQQLRTQHRERMNCFKAFLSNHWVGAVIFLGIAFSYV is encoded by the coding sequence ATGACGTATCTCAAAAAGCTGGCGGGGGACTCTTTCAATCTTCACTCTTTATCGGTTCGTTACCCCCGCGTAAAGGATTTTGTCCAGCTATGTCGGCTGGATCGCCCTATTGGCATTTATCTTTTGCTATGGCCCACGCTTTGGGCTTTGTGGATGGCTGCAGAAGGTCTGCCAAGCCTGAAAAACCTGTTAATTTTTATTGCCGGTGTGGTTCTGATGCGCAGTGCAGGTTGCGTCATCAACGACTATGCGGATCGTGACTTTGACGGCAGTGTGAAGAGAACCAATAACCGCCCGCTGGTAACAGGAAAAATCCACAAAAAGGAAGCTTTACTGCTTTTCTCCGGGCTGGTCATCCTGTCGTTTTTTCTTGTGCTACTGACCAACCCTCTGACCATAATGCTCTCTCTGGGTGGCCTGGCTCTTGCTGCTATTTACCCCTTTGCCAAGCGTTTCACGCACTTGCCCCAGGTGGTGCTAGGGGCCGCCTTTGGCTGGGCTATTCCAATGGCCTATGCAGCAGAGAGTGGAACGATAAGTCAGGTTGGCTGGTTATTATTTCTTGGTAACGTGTTCTGGACGGTCGGCTATGACACACAGTATGCCATGGTGGATCGTGATGATGATGTGAAGATTGGCATTAAATCGACTGCGATATTATTTGGAGATCTGGACAATATCATCATCGGAATTCTTCAATGCCTCGCCATTGCAACATTAGTGATGGTCGGTATTCAGGCAGGACTTGGCTGGAGTTTTTATGTTTCGTTGCTGATTGCGACCGGTTTATTTACCCATCAGCAGTTACGTACGCAACACCGTGAAAGAATGAACTGTTTTAAAGCATTTCTCAGCAATCATTGGGTAGGAGCCGTGATTTTCTTGGGCATTGCTTTCAGTTATGTTTAA
- a CDS encoding DUF2157 domain-containing protein: protein MQVNRKGIRLLDQLLVFWVEKELLTSEQSERLRQSVTPKKAGWQILARYAFYCTVICGVLAIVAVLMDEQLIELLLRLFDASAVIKSAGFAVAATLVLCFGYRVAKKSPERFYTRESIYFLAVLFIAASDWFLGKALNTESSHYSLLLLPAFFIYAITGLVLASRTLWFFALMTLFWWFVAETDYQAGHSLYFYGMNMPLRFSLFAAAILLLSYLMPCSARTRLLFPMTKTISLLGLFIGLWGVALFGNYDSIASWSDVSQFELWQWNLPLAIACGLAVWAGSQWDDDLYRHVGISFFILLIYTLFFEYLWEVMHQALFFVLLGLSFWLLSHFAEKIWLRQAN from the coding sequence ATGCAGGTAAACAGAAAAGGCATAAGGCTTCTGGACCAACTGCTGGTTTTCTGGGTAGAAAAGGAGCTGCTGACCAGCGAACAGTCGGAACGGCTTCGACAATCGGTCACACCAAAAAAAGCCGGCTGGCAAATCCTGGCACGCTATGCCTTTTATTGCACAGTGATTTGTGGCGTTTTAGCCATTGTCGCGGTACTTATGGATGAGCAACTCATTGAACTTCTGCTCAGGCTGTTTGACGCTTCAGCCGTTATAAAATCTGCCGGGTTTGCAGTCGCTGCAACCCTGGTTCTGTGCTTTGGCTACAGGGTTGCGAAAAAGTCACCTGAACGATTTTACACTCGCGAGTCGATCTACTTTCTTGCCGTCTTATTCATTGCTGCATCGGACTGGTTTCTGGGAAAAGCACTCAATACTGAAAGTAGCCACTATTCTTTGCTGTTACTTCCGGCTTTCTTTATTTATGCCATTACAGGTCTGGTTCTTGCTTCCCGAACATTGTGGTTCTTCGCCCTGATGACTTTATTCTGGTGGTTTGTTGCTGAAACCGATTATCAGGCAGGGCACTCTCTTTACTTCTATGGCATGAACATGCCTCTCAGATTCAGCCTGTTTGCTGCAGCGATTTTATTACTGAGCTATCTGATGCCTTGCAGTGCCCGCACCCGGTTACTGTTTCCAATGACAAAAACGATAAGTCTGCTTGGCCTGTTTATTGGGCTGTGGGGCGTCGCCCTATTTGGTAACTACGACAGTATTGCAAGTTGGAGTGATGTGTCACAGTTTGAACTGTGGCAATGGAATTTGCCTTTAGCCATTGCCTGCGGACTGGCTGTCTGGGCTGGCAGTCAATGGGATGATGACCTTTACCGACACGTGGGCATCAGCTTTTTCATTCTTCTTATTTATACATTGTTTTTTGAATACCTGTGGGAGGTGATGCATCAGGCACTGTTTTTTGTACTGCTGGGGTTGAGCTTCTGGTTACTCAGTCATTTTGCAGAAAAAATCTGGCTCAGGCAGGCTAATTAG
- a CDS encoding transposase, giving the protein MPAKQDKILVDRLINTVRQQASLIPDHRPNNCKEKILLSDAIMSGLAVMHMKCPSLLSFEHECKNPRVVHNLRQMYGVQRIPSDTHLREILDPIETDHFRPFFKSLFSYVQSSKWLKKFQYFEEGYLAPVDGTGHFASGKISCPECCIKKADTDTPQYYHQLLAICLVKPGQKEVLPLMPEPITKQVNASKNDCEKTALKRLLENVYREHPKLKLVLTFDDLYSDGPTIKMVKSYGYSFIMVAKDSDHASLVEAVDNLDARGEVNRYEYVDEDGYRHWFRYVNNVPINKSHKDVLVNYLEYVEISPKGEKYTNVWVTDIQLTDDSVTRVMRGGRAKWKIENETFNTLKTQGYHLEHNYGHGKEHLATNFACLTFTAFLIDQIEQLGCCLFQKAWTASHSKKALWEHMRSLFQWFFIDSWRDFFMAIISRTSEGVGHNIRSVIPDTS; this is encoded by the coding sequence ATGCCTGCTAAGCAAGACAAAATTTTGGTCGATCGGTTAATCAATACTGTTCGCCAGCAAGCATCCCTAATACCTGATCATCGTCCCAATAATTGCAAGGAAAAAATTCTTCTCTCTGATGCAATAATGTCCGGTCTGGCTGTGATGCACATGAAATGCCCTTCACTTCTGAGCTTTGAGCATGAATGTAAAAATCCAAGGGTTGTTCACAACCTGCGCCAGATGTACGGCGTTCAGCGTATTCCCAGTGACACCCATCTGCGGGAGATACTTGACCCTATTGAAACTGATCATTTCAGGCCATTTTTCAAGTCACTCTTCTCTTACGTCCAGAGTTCGAAGTGGCTAAAAAAGTTTCAGTATTTTGAAGAAGGCTATCTGGCTCCAGTGGATGGTACAGGGCATTTCGCTTCAGGCAAGATCAGCTGCCCTGAATGTTGTATCAAAAAAGCCGATACTGATACCCCCCAGTATTACCACCAACTGTTGGCTATATGTCTGGTCAAGCCCGGACAAAAAGAGGTCTTGCCTCTGATGCCAGAGCCTATTACCAAGCAGGTCAATGCTTCTAAAAACGATTGCGAAAAAACCGCACTAAAGCGGTTGCTGGAAAACGTCTACAGAGAACATCCCAAACTAAAACTGGTACTGACATTTGATGACCTGTATTCAGATGGGCCGACGATAAAAATGGTCAAGTCTTATGGGTACAGCTTCATTATGGTGGCCAAGGACAGCGACCATGCGTCATTGGTTGAGGCGGTTGATAATCTGGATGCCAGGGGTGAGGTTAACCGTTATGAATACGTTGATGAGGACGGCTACCGGCACTGGTTCAGATACGTCAACAACGTTCCCATCAACAAGAGTCACAAGGATGTTCTGGTCAACTATCTGGAATATGTTGAGATTAGCCCCAAGGGCGAGAAATACACCAATGTCTGGGTAACAGATATCCAACTGACTGACGACAGCGTCACCAGAGTGATGCGCGGAGGCCGTGCGAAATGGAAGATTGAAAATGAAACCTTCAACACGCTCAAGACACAGGGTTACCACCTCGAACACAACTACGGACACGGCAAGGAGCATTTGGCTACAAACTTTGCCTGCCTGACGTTTACCGCCTTCCTTATTGATCAGATAGAACAGTTAGGGTGTTGCTTGTTTCAGAAAGCCTGGACGGCAAGCCACTCTAAAAAAGCGCTTTGGGAGCATATGAGAAGCCTGTTTCAGTGGTTTTTCATTGACTCTTGGCGAGACTTTTTTATGGCAATAATCTCAAGAACCTCTGAAGGAGTTGGTCATAATATCCGTTCTGTTATTCCAGATACTTCATAG
- a CDS encoding HU family DNA-binding protein, whose protein sequence is MRKPDLVNAIADQADLTKDEAGKALNALIDVITKALKEEDTVSLVGFGTFLQRSRAARTGKNPQTGEAIQIAASNTVAFKPGKALKDAVND, encoded by the coding sequence ATGCGCAAACCAGATCTCGTTAATGCTATTGCCGATCAGGCAGACCTTACTAAAGACGAAGCCGGTAAGGCCCTGAACGCTCTCATTGACGTTATTACCAAAGCACTCAAAGAAGAAGATACTGTGAGCCTTGTGGGCTTTGGTACTTTTCTGCAACGCAGTCGTGCAGCCAGGACAGGCAAAAACCCGCAAACCGGTGAAGCTATTCAGATTGCAGCCAGCAATACCGTTGCTTTCAAGCCCGGAAAAGCATTGAAAGATGCGGTAAACGATTAA
- a CDS encoding H-NS family nucleoid-associated regulatory protein — MNVFEEIQHRLSSKTRIRSLFKDVHAEDLERIISRMNDVLAEKLEARDKEEEKRQAKIESIEAIKQIMSDRGVSLDDLGALEIEAPKKRRNIQKYTFEYQTEAGDTVQWEGATTGRLPRDFQAYLDRTGKKRLDCVAE; from the coding sequence ATGAACGTTTTTGAAGAAATTCAACATCGCCTGAGCAGCAAAACCCGCATTCGTTCCCTGTTCAAAGATGTCCATGCAGAAGATCTGGAGCGCATCATTTCTCGCATGAACGACGTTCTTGCTGAAAAGCTGGAAGCTCGCGATAAAGAAGAAGAAAAGCGTCAGGCTAAAATCGAAAGCATTGAAGCGATCAAACAGATCATGAGTGACCGTGGTGTTTCTCTGGATGATCTGGGTGCTTTGGAAATTGAAGCGCCTAAAAAACGTCGCAACATCCAGAAGTACACTTTTGAATACCAGACCGAAGCCGGTGATACTGTTCAGTGGGAAGGTGCTACTACAGGTCGTCTGCCTCGTGACTTCCAGGCTTACCTGGATCGCACAGGCAAAAAACGTCTGGACTGCGTTGCTGAGTAA
- a CDS encoding transposase, with amino-acid sequence MPDHKPRKHLCLDSMIQMIYDSFDSIPDHRPNRRKDKISLLDTLMSAFAMMHLKYPSLLEFDRERETEELKFNLKHLYRVQGRIPCDTYMRSTLDPVDPGAMREPFKLLFNEVQRGGGLKGFRFSCAGLKDHYLLAIDGTGLYYSGKCRCQECCIKNEGKANEAYYHQMLAACIVHPDRETVLPLAPEPIVHQDGTTKNDCEKNALKRLLSDIKRDHPQLKLVIVLDGLYADGPTVRLIRSYGWHYIIVAKDGNHTSMIEAMDALDQKGDVKRFEMTDGNGAKHWCRYANGVPLNKTEPVEIVNVLDYVETDKKGKRHTWGWITDIPLTEETVLPTAEGGRCRWHIENETFNTLKNQGYELEHNYGHGEQHLATNLAYLTFLAFLVDQIQQLCCPVFQKALKLRARGTRTYLWKLILRYFLSWLIESWEEMFQAIIHGTAARKIQFDTS; translated from the coding sequence ATGCCTGATCATAAACCACGAAAGCATCTGTGCCTCGACAGCATGATCCAGATGATCTACGACAGCTTCGACAGCATTCCAGACCACCGCCCAAACCGCCGTAAAGACAAGATTTCATTGCTGGACACCTTGATGTCGGCTTTCGCTATGATGCACCTCAAGTACCCATCCTTGCTGGAGTTTGACCGTGAGCGGGAAACCGAAGAACTCAAGTTCAACTTGAAGCATCTATACCGGGTTCAAGGCAGGATACCCTGTGACACTTACATGCGCTCCACCCTTGATCCTGTAGATCCAGGGGCAATGAGAGAACCTTTCAAGCTGCTGTTCAATGAAGTACAGCGGGGTGGAGGGCTCAAGGGCTTCCGCTTTTCTTGCGCCGGCCTGAAGGATCATTACCTGTTAGCCATTGATGGGACAGGGCTTTACTACTCCGGCAAGTGCCGCTGTCAGGAGTGCTGTATAAAAAATGAAGGTAAGGCCAATGAAGCTTACTATCACCAGATGCTGGCCGCCTGCATTGTCCATCCTGACAGAGAAACCGTATTGCCTCTGGCCCCCGAGCCCATTGTTCACCAAGATGGCACAACCAAGAATGACTGTGAAAAAAATGCCCTCAAACGTCTCCTTTCAGACATCAAGCGAGATCACCCACAATTGAAGCTGGTTATTGTGCTGGACGGTCTCTACGCTGATGGCCCGACAGTTCGACTGATAAGAAGTTATGGGTGGCACTACATCATTGTTGCCAAAGATGGCAATCACACTTCGATGATTGAGGCTATGGATGCGCTGGATCAGAAGGGCGATGTCAAACGATTTGAGATGACTGACGGCAACGGTGCCAAACACTGGTGCCGTTATGCCAATGGGGTTCCCCTGAACAAGACTGAACCGGTTGAAATCGTCAATGTGCTTGATTACGTCGAAACAGACAAGAAAGGCAAACGGCACACCTGGGGCTGGATAACCGACATCCCGTTAACCGAAGAAACTGTACTCCCCACAGCCGAAGGAGGAAGATGTCGTTGGCACATAGAAAATGAAACCTTCAATACCCTGAAGAACCAAGGCTACGAACTTGAACACAACTATGGTCACGGTGAGCAGCACCTGGCAACCAATCTGGCTTACCTGACCTTCCTGGCTTTCCTGGTGGATCAAATACAGCAACTATGTTGCCCGGTCTTCCAGAAAGCCCTGAAACTAAGGGCGCGTGGAACACGCACCTATCTCTGGAAATTGATTCTGCGTTACTTTCTTTCCTGGCTGATTGAGAGTTGGGAGGAGATGTTCCAAGCGATCATTCACGGTACTGCTGCAAGAAAGATCCAGTTCGACACATCATAG
- a CDS encoding chorismate--pyruvate lyase family protein — protein MPLTDFADQTWQPKPVHGHECINDIPEPYRTWLLDSGSLTQRLKSMCTKEFRVRVLKHEWGIPPRSEQDFLGCNHEMASIRQVLLMVDDQPRVFARSVLPATSLTGANRELLELGDRPLGEFLFKQPSLERGPIEIDRLSASQFNDYLDKPYQKEQSWGRRSLFLLNGKAISVCEFFLPEYDLTPM, from the coding sequence ATGCCACTTACAGATTTTGCTGACCAGACTTGGCAACCCAAACCAGTACATGGTCATGAGTGCATCAATGACATTCCGGAACCTTACAGAACTTGGTTGCTTGATTCGGGATCACTGACGCAACGGCTGAAATCGATGTGCACCAAGGAATTCAGAGTCAGGGTGCTTAAACACGAATGGGGCATTCCTCCCCGTTCAGAGCAAGATTTTCTGGGCTGCAATCATGAGATGGCCAGCATTCGGCAAGTGCTACTAATGGTTGATGACCAGCCCAGAGTGTTTGCTCGAAGCGTACTGCCTGCAACCAGCCTGACCGGCGCAAACCGGGAATTATTGGAGCTGGGCGACCGCCCTCTCGGAGAGTTTCTTTTTAAGCAGCCTTCGCTGGAGCGTGGTCCTATTGAAATCGACAGACTTTCAGCCAGCCAATTCAATGACTATCTAGATAAACCGTACCAAAAAGAACAAAGCTGGGGCAGACGTTCTCTGTTTCTCCTGAACGGCAAAGCGATTTCGGTCTGTGAGTTTTTCCTACCGGAATACGATCTCACCCCTATGTAG